One genomic region from Kineobactrum salinum encodes:
- a CDS encoding SpoVR family protein, whose protein sequence is MTATPTGAMPLDQGSDWTFPLLESYEREISRIAADFRLDTYPNQIEVISSEQMMDAYASSGMPINYHHWSFGKRFIQVENQYRRGFLGLAYEIVINSNPCISYLMEENTSTLQALVIAHACYGHNSFFKNNYLFRTWTDASSIIDYLVFARKFIRDCEERHGIDTVERVLDACHALLDHGVDRYKRPYPISMEEEERRQIEREEHLQRQINDLWRTIPTSGEDDSEPDQEARFPAEPQENLLYFIEKNAPLMESWQREIVRIVRKFSQYLYPQRQTKVMNEGWATFWHFTILQQMYLEHLVSDGFMIEFLQHHTNVIYQPPYDSPQYSGINPYTLGFAIFQDIRRICEQPTEEDRIWFPDLVNSDWLEAVHFAMENFKDESFILQYLSPKVIRDLKLFAVFDDADDNELVITAIHNSDGYQAIRERLAALYNLGSIQPNIQIHHVNIRGDRALTLRHEMHNDRPLHPDETAEVLKHLRQLWGFDIHLESVKDGKVVSRYHCPPAASTSDR, encoded by the coding sequence ATGACTGCAACCCCTACCGGTGCCATGCCGCTGGACCAAGGCTCGGACTGGACCTTTCCCCTGCTCGAAAGCTACGAGCGCGAAATCAGCCGCATCGCCGCCGATTTCCGGCTCGACACCTATCCCAACCAGATAGAGGTAATCAGCTCGGAGCAGATGATGGATGCCTATGCGTCTTCGGGCATGCCCATCAATTACCACCATTGGTCCTTCGGCAAGCGCTTTATCCAGGTTGAGAACCAGTACCGACGCGGCTTCCTCGGGCTCGCCTACGAGATCGTGATCAACTCCAACCCCTGCATCTCCTACCTGATGGAGGAAAACACCAGCACACTGCAGGCGCTGGTCATCGCCCACGCCTGCTATGGCCACAACTCCTTTTTCAAGAACAACTACCTGTTTCGTACCTGGACCGACGCCAGCTCGATCATCGATTACCTGGTCTTTGCGCGGAAATTCATCCGCGACTGTGAAGAGCGCCACGGCATCGACACGGTGGAGCGGGTGCTCGACGCCTGCCACGCCCTGCTGGATCACGGCGTGGACCGCTACAAGCGCCCCTACCCGATCTCCATGGAAGAGGAGGAGCGCCGCCAGATAGAGCGGGAGGAGCACTTGCAGCGGCAGATCAACGACCTCTGGCGTACCATCCCGACCTCCGGCGAGGACGACAGCGAACCCGACCAGGAGGCGAGGTTTCCTGCCGAGCCCCAGGAGAACCTGCTCTACTTCATAGAGAAAAATGCCCCGCTGATGGAATCATGGCAGCGGGAGATCGTGCGCATCGTGCGCAAGTTTTCCCAGTATCTCTATCCGCAGCGGCAGACCAAGGTGATGAACGAGGGCTGGGCCACCTTCTGGCATTTCACCATCCTCCAGCAGATGTACCTCGAGCATCTGGTGAGCGACGGCTTCATGATAGAGTTTCTTCAGCATCACACCAATGTCATCTATCAGCCGCCCTACGACTCGCCGCAGTATTCCGGCATCAACCCCTACACCCTCGGGTTCGCGATATTTCAGGATATCCGCCGCATCTGCGAACAGCCCACCGAGGAGGACCGGATCTGGTTTCCCGATCTGGTCAACAGCGACTGGCTGGAGGCCGTACACTTTGCAATGGAGAATTTCAAGGACGAAAGTTTCATTCTGCAGTACCTGTCGCCGAAGGTGATTCGCGACCTGAAACTGTTCGCCGTGTTTGACGACGCCGACGACAACGAGCTGGTGATCACCGCCATTCACAACAGCGACGGCTACCAGGCCATCCGTGAGCGGCTGGCTGCACTGTACAATCTCGGCAGCATCCAGCCCAATATCCAGATCCACCACGTCAACATCCGTGGAGACCGCGCCCTGACCCTTCGCCACGAGATGCACAATGACCGTCCCCTGCATCCGGACGAGACCGCGGAAGTGCTAAAACACCTGCGCCAGTTGTGGGGCTTTGACATCCACCTGGAGTCGGTGAAGGATGGCAAGGTCGTCAGCCGCTACCATTGCCCGCCCGCCGCTTCCACCAGCGACCGGTAG